A genome region from Tenrec ecaudatus isolate mTenEca1 chromosome 13, mTenEca1.hap1, whole genome shotgun sequence includes the following:
- the LOC142424552 gene encoding uncharacterized protein LOC142424552 — protein sequence MSFKKTDESDEPPLKFLSRKDEITGDEYDGQKRVEMSCGHAVDPGSLTAWCRSLMDQGHFELHCPADVNGNKCGARWLYPEVRRCASLSGSEQREFEEKLALLAAKLYCDYKECPSCKSLVERKVLTTIRVHCTLCSYQQPVPYEFCWQCLRAWKGSGTPSDRCANEGCRDLDLDVLASCATKDLPHSEIHGCPSIRACPTCGLLIEHKDKYKYVSCPRCHVEFCFACLELAGICQKSKAGAWFQWCAKPIAPRQSRIPVWNR from the exons ATGAGCTTCAAGAAGACAGACGAGTCTGATGAGCCCCCGCTCAAGTTCTTGTCGCGCAAGGACGAAATCACGG GGGACGAGTATGACGGCCAGAAGCGGGTGGAGATGAGCTGTGGGCACGCTGTGGACCCTGGGAGCCTGACGGCCTGGTGCCGAAGCCTGATGGACCAG GGCCACTTCGAGCTGCACTGCCCTGCGGACGTCAATGGGAACAAGTGTGGGGCCCGGTGGTTGTACCCGGAGGTGCGGCGCTGTGCCTCGCTGAGTGGCTCTGAGCAGAGAGAGTTTGAGGAGAAACTGGCCTTGCTGGCAGCGAAACTCTACTGTGACTACAAGGAG tgCCCGAGCTGCAAGAGCCTGGTGGAGAGGAAGGTCCTGACCACCATCCGCGTGCACTGCACCCTCTGCTCCTACCAGCAGCCGGTCCCCTATGAGTTCTGCTGGCAGTGTCTGCGGGCCTGGAAGGGCTCGGGGACGCCCTCTGACCGCTGTGCCAACGAGGGCTGCAGGGACCTGGACCTGGACGTCCTGGCCTCCTGTGCTACCAAGGACCTCCCGCACAGTGAGATCCATGGCTGCCCTTCCATCCGGGCCTGCCCCACGTGCGGGCTGCTCATCGAGCACAAGGACAAGTACAAGTACGTGAGCTGCCCCCGCTGCCACGTGGAGTTCTGCTTTGCCTGCCTGGAGCTGGCGGGCATCTGCCAGAAATCCAAAGCAGGGGCCTGGTTTCAGTGGTGTGCCAAGCCCATAGCCCCTCGGCAGAGCCGCATCCCCGTGTGGAACCGGTAG